The proteins below come from a single Edaphobacter acidisoli genomic window:
- a CDS encoding flagellin N-terminal helical domain-containing protein, with translation MALRVDPFYVNNLAAAVDQSSSVEATLTNELSSGLRVSSLEDDPVAAAQSELLSSAISKDDTYVQSATNETARMQVTDTTLGDVVTQLTSAVSLAIEGNNGTMNAANQSSVAEQLSGIRDEVVSLANTSYMGQYLFSGSKAVEPFTVDSSTTPATVTYNGDTALQYVEAPGGQKIQVNLPGSSVFGGATGALTVLNQLIADMAGGAGATTLSNDTTALRNALTQVTSQRSVLDGSLSMVQQTSTYTQTQVAQLTAQQGSLVAADPAQVATALSSSETQHQALLSVMSALNKTDLFDLLQ, from the coding sequence ATGGCATTGAGAGTCGATCCCTTTTACGTGAACAATTTGGCGGCTGCGGTGGACCAGTCGAGCAGCGTGGAGGCGACACTGACGAACGAGCTGTCGAGCGGGCTGCGGGTGTCGTCGCTGGAGGATGATCCGGTTGCGGCGGCGCAGAGTGAGTTGCTGAGCAGTGCGATCTCGAAGGACGATACCTACGTGCAGTCGGCTACCAACGAGACGGCCAGGATGCAGGTGACGGATACGACGCTGGGCGATGTTGTAACGCAATTGACCTCGGCGGTGTCTCTGGCGATTGAGGGGAACAATGGGACGATGAATGCGGCTAACCAGAGTTCGGTTGCCGAGCAACTCTCGGGCATCCGGGATGAGGTGGTTTCGCTGGCGAATACGAGCTACATGGGGCAGTACCTCTTCAGTGGGAGTAAGGCGGTTGAGCCGTTTACGGTGGACTCTTCGACCACGCCGGCGACGGTGACGTACAACGGCGACACGGCGCTCCAGTATGTGGAGGCTCCGGGTGGTCAGAAGATCCAGGTGAATCTGCCGGGGTCGAGTGTCTTCGGCGGGGCGACCGGGGCGCTGACGGTGCTGAACCAGTTGATTGCGGACATGGCCGGTGGGGCGGGGGCGACGACCCTCTCGAATGACACGACGGCGCTGAGGAATGCGCTGACGCAGGTGACGAGTCAGCGGAGTGTGCTGGATGGGTCACTGAGTATGGTGCAGCAGACGAGTACCTACACCCAGACGCAGGTGGCGCAGTTGACGGCGCAGCAGGGGAGTCTGGTGGCGGCGGACCCGGCGCAGGTGGCGACGGCGCTCTCGTCGTCGGAGACCCAGCACCAGGCGCTGCTAAGTGTGATGAGTGCGCTCAACAAGACGGACTTGTTCGACCTTCTACAGTAA
- a CDS encoding SDR family NAD(P)-dependent oxidoreductase, which produces MSWNFKDQRVLVAGGTGGLGRAVSLAFLGEGARVFVTYRSDAEFAALKKDAGASAGLLQGYRVDVTDEAAVQAMVEKIVAGHGGVDALVNTVGGYAAGSPLWETEPEVLEKMLTLNLRVGHLLARAVVPVMLGQKSGAIVNVAARAAVDHAAGAFAYAASKAAAVAMMDSLAADLKGTGVRVNSVLPSIIDTEVNRKAMPQADFAKWPKPEEIASVILFLCSREGRVVDGAAVPVYGGQ; this is translated from the coding sequence ATGTCCTGGAACTTTAAGGATCAGAGGGTGCTGGTTGCGGGTGGGACGGGTGGATTGGGCCGGGCGGTGAGTCTGGCGTTTCTTGGTGAAGGGGCCAGGGTGTTTGTCACGTATCGGTCGGATGCGGAGTTTGCCGCTTTGAAGAAGGATGCCGGGGCTTCGGCTGGTTTGCTTCAGGGGTATCGGGTGGATGTGACGGACGAGGCGGCGGTGCAGGCTATGGTTGAGAAGATCGTTGCGGGCCATGGGGGTGTTGATGCGCTGGTCAACACGGTTGGCGGGTATGCGGCGGGCTCGCCTTTGTGGGAGACGGAGCCGGAGGTGTTGGAGAAGATGCTGACGCTCAATTTGCGTGTGGGGCATTTGCTGGCGCGGGCGGTTGTTCCGGTGATGCTTGGGCAAAAGAGTGGGGCGATTGTGAATGTTGCTGCGCGGGCGGCGGTCGATCATGCGGCGGGAGCGTTTGCTTATGCTGCGTCGAAGGCGGCGGCGGTTGCGATGATGGATTCGCTGGCGGCGGATTTGAAGGGGACGGGGGTGCGGGTGAATTCGGTGTTGCCGAGCATTATCGATACTGAGGTGAACCGCAAGGCCATGCCTCAGGCTGATTTTGCAAAGTGGCCGAAGCCGGAGGAGATTGCCAGCGTCATTTTGTTTCTTTGCAGTCGTGAGGGAAGGGTTGTCGATGGGGCGGCTGTGCCGGTTTATGGTGGGCAGTAG
- a CDS encoding type II toxin-antitoxin system RelE/ParE family toxin, translating into MAHRVSVRAEIDLDDIWYFIAKESSSIEIADHLVDSLTSRFILLAQHPYLGRSRDHEFGTGTRSFPVGEYVIIYAVEEQDVLILRVVHGRRDLEALFGPEHI; encoded by the coding sequence ATGGCCCATCGTGTCTCCGTCCGCGCCGAAATCGACCTCGACGACATTTGGTATTTCATCGCCAAAGAAAGCTCCAGCATCGAGATCGCCGACCACCTTGTAGACTCCCTCACCAGCAGATTTATCCTGCTGGCCCAGCATCCCTACCTGGGCCGCAGCCGCGACCATGAATTCGGAACAGGCACGCGCAGTTTCCCGGTCGGAGAGTACGTCATCATCTACGCCGTCGAAGAACAGGATGTCCTGATTCTTCGTGTCGTTCATGGACGGCGCGACCTCGAAGCCCTCTTCGGCCCTGAACACATTTAA
- a CDS encoding type II toxin-antitoxin system ParD family antitoxin: protein MEVHLTSDQQALARRAVESGRLHREEDAIEEALSLWETRERERIAFLATIDEARSSLAQGKGRPITQESMQELADAVKERGRARLAAELGTSR, encoded by the coding sequence ATGGAAGTCCACCTCACCTCCGACCAGCAAGCCCTCGCCCGCCGAGCCGTCGAAAGCGGACGCCTGCACCGCGAGGAAGATGCAATCGAGGAAGCACTAAGCCTTTGGGAGACTCGCGAGCGTGAGCGCATCGCGTTCCTGGCAACCATCGACGAAGCTCGCTCTTCCCTCGCCCAGGGCAAAGGTCGCCCCATCACTCAGGAATCCATGCAGGAACTCGCAGATGCAGTAAAAGAGCGCGGGCGCGCCCGCCTCGCCGCTGAACTGGGCACCTCCCGCTGA
- a CDS encoding FRG domain-containing protein: MSTKKDHLNWVAENLEEFLSVTSEIRAEWRFDSEDVSGPWYRGQQRKQWKLWPNILRIGCCDADTEDEIREEFAIRAPALSRFESMPTVDWDLYFLMQHYGAPTRLLDWTESPVIALYFAVRDNPGYYDSSVWVLNPYELNRRVIKRGEVISPSAVGANPKDCKPVARWLPPRWAGRMIPQSPVAIFPTHIARRISSQKSCFTVHGREADGFDRFMKGARPCLKKIIIPGHAVKGIRLNLKDYGIDDTTIFPDLEGLGRALATAYKDAKTDSPHRGVYVRIKPSSLHKEGVGVFAIRDIPKGTRIFAEENEEVFWLSKELLPKNPELRRLYDDFAIIKGDRYGCPTSFNRLTPAWFMNDSKKPNTRCDESYDFYAERRIPAGQELTIDYSSFSDEPEPSEKRNRRRAKKTK, translated from the coding sequence GTGAGCACAAAAAAGGACCACCTTAATTGGGTCGCAGAAAATCTTGAAGAATTCCTGTCTGTAACCTCTGAAATTCGCGCTGAATGGCGGTTCGACAGTGAAGATGTCAGTGGGCCATGGTATCGCGGACAACAAAGAAAACAGTGGAAACTCTGGCCAAACATTTTGAGGATCGGATGCTGTGATGCCGATACTGAGGATGAAATCAGAGAAGAGTTTGCCATCCGAGCGCCAGCATTGAGTCGTTTTGAATCAATGCCTACTGTAGATTGGGATCTCTACTTTCTGATGCAACATTACGGCGCCCCAACAAGATTGTTAGATTGGACAGAAAGCCCTGTCATCGCCCTATACTTCGCGGTTCGTGATAATCCGGGTTATTACGACTCCTCTGTATGGGTACTCAATCCGTATGAATTGAACAGGCGCGTTATCAAGAGAGGAGAGGTCATTTCACCGAGTGCCGTCGGGGCAAACCCGAAGGACTGCAAACCGGTCGCCCGTTGGCTACCACCCCGTTGGGCAGGAAGGATGATCCCACAATCCCCGGTCGCAATCTTTCCCACTCATATTGCGCGACGAATCAGTAGTCAAAAATCGTGCTTCACTGTTCATGGTCGTGAAGCAGATGGGTTTGATCGTTTCATGAAGGGCGCGAGGCCCTGCTTAAAGAAGATCATCATACCGGGCCATGCCGTGAAGGGGATTCGGCTAAATCTAAAAGATTACGGAATCGATGACACGACTATATTTCCCGATCTCGAGGGTCTTGGACGTGCATTAGCAACTGCCTACAAAGATGCAAAAACGGATTCACCGCATCGTGGGGTTTATGTTCGCATCAAGCCTTCGAGCCTCCACAAGGAAGGTGTGGGTGTATTCGCAATTAGAGATATCCCTAAAGGCACTCGCATATTCGCTGAGGAGAATGAAGAGGTCTTCTGGCTAAGCAAGGAACTTCTCCCTAAAAACCCGGAGTTGCGGCGACTCTACGACGATTTCGCCATCATCAAGGGAGATCGCTATGGGTGCCCGACATCCTTTAATCGGCTTACACCAGCATGGTTCATGAATGACTCCAAGAAACCAAATACCAGATGTGACGAGAGCTATGACTTCTATGCAGAACGCCGGATCCCAGCAGGACAAGAACTAACGATCGATTACAGCAGTTTTAGCGACGAACCAGAACCTTCAGAGAAGCGCAATCGAAGGCGAGCGAAGAAGACGAAGTAA
- the uvrB gene encoding excinuclease ABC subunit UvrB: MDFQLSTHYKPQGDQPRAIAELISGINAGEKDQVLLGVTGSGKTFTMAKIIEELQRPALILAHNKTLAAQLYHEFKGFFPSNAVEYFVSYYDYYQPEAYIPAGDLYIEKEATINEELDKLRLSATRSLFERRDAIIVSSVSCIYGLGSPEAYYGMLLLLEKGQRIKREDITRRLVEILYERNDVDFRRGTFRVRGDIIEIYPTYDENAYRIELFGDEIDSLSQIDPLFGTVRQKYSRLPIYPKSHYVVQPERKTTAIASILEELGEWETQLEREGRLVESQRIHQRTRFDLEMIKSVGYCHGIENYSRHMSGRLPGEPPPTLLDYFPKDYLIFIDESHVTVPQLHGMWHGDRSRKQNLVDYGFRLPSAMDNRPLRFEEFETRTGQVIYVSATPGPYELTKSAGVVVEQIIRPTGLIDPTVEIRPVKGQIDDLLAEIRDRAQKNQRVLVTTLTKRMAEDLASYYTEVGVRCRYMHSEIETLERIKLLRDLRKGEYDVLIGINLLREGLDLPEVSLVAILDADKEGFLRSQGSLIQTIGRAARHLEGRAILYADKMTDSMQRAIDETNRRREIQEAYNEENGITPQSVIRATEMSLAGILKADYADLTEETEGVPDFATQQELDTYIAKLETEMREAAKKFEFERAAKLRDTVKELRTKEFLFS, translated from the coding sequence ATGGACTTCCAGCTCTCCACCCACTACAAGCCGCAGGGCGACCAGCCGCGCGCCATCGCCGAACTCATCTCCGGCATCAACGCCGGCGAAAAAGACCAGGTCCTGCTCGGCGTCACCGGCTCCGGCAAGACCTTCACGATGGCCAAGATCATCGAAGAGCTGCAGCGCCCCGCGCTCATCCTCGCGCACAACAAGACCCTCGCCGCGCAGCTCTACCACGAGTTCAAAGGCTTCTTCCCCTCCAACGCCGTCGAGTACTTCGTCTCCTACTACGACTACTACCAGCCCGAAGCCTACATCCCCGCCGGCGACCTCTACATCGAAAAAGAGGCCACCATCAACGAAGAGCTAGACAAGCTCCGCCTCTCCGCCACGCGCTCGCTCTTCGAACGCCGCGATGCCATCATCGTCAGCTCAGTCAGTTGCATCTACGGCCTCGGCAGCCCCGAAGCCTACTACGGCATGTTGCTCCTGCTCGAAAAAGGCCAGCGCATCAAGCGCGAAGACATCACCCGCCGCCTCGTAGAAATCCTCTACGAGCGCAACGACGTCGACTTCCGCCGCGGCACCTTCCGCGTCCGTGGCGACATCATCGAAATCTACCCCACCTACGACGAGAACGCCTACCGCATCGAGCTCTTCGGCGACGAGATCGACTCGCTCTCCCAGATCGACCCACTCTTCGGCACTGTCCGCCAAAAGTACTCGCGCCTGCCCATCTACCCGAAGTCGCACTACGTAGTCCAGCCCGAGCGCAAGACCACCGCCATCGCCTCCATCCTCGAAGAACTCGGCGAGTGGGAGACGCAGCTCGAGCGCGAAGGCCGCCTCGTCGAATCCCAACGCATCCACCAGCGCACCCGCTTCGACCTCGAGATGATCAAGTCCGTCGGCTACTGCCACGGCATCGAGAACTACTCCCGCCACATGTCCGGCCGACTCCCCGGCGAGCCCCCACCCACGCTCCTCGACTACTTCCCCAAGGACTACCTCATCTTCATCGACGAGTCGCACGTCACCGTCCCACAACTCCACGGCATGTGGCACGGCGACCGCAGCCGCAAACAAAACCTCGTCGACTATGGATTCAGATTACCCAGCGCCATGGACAACCGCCCCCTGCGCTTCGAAGAGTTCGAGACCCGCACCGGCCAGGTCATCTACGTCTCCGCCACGCCAGGCCCGTATGAACTCACCAAATCCGCAGGCGTAGTCGTCGAACAAATCATCCGCCCCACCGGCCTCATCGACCCCACCGTTGAAATCCGCCCCGTCAAAGGCCAGATCGACGACCTGCTCGCCGAGATCCGCGACCGCGCGCAAAAAAACCAGCGCGTCCTCGTCACCACCCTCACCAAGCGCATGGCCGAAGACCTCGCCAGCTACTACACCGAAGTAGGCGTCCGCTGCCGCTACATGCACTCCGAGATCGAGACCCTCGAACGCATCAAGCTCCTCCGCGACCTCCGCAAAGGCGAGTACGACGTCCTCATCGGCATTAACCTGTTGCGCGAGGGCCTCGACCTTCCCGAAGTCTCCCTCGTAGCCATCCTCGACGCCGACAAAGAGGGCTTCCTCCGCAGCCAGGGCTCCCTCATCCAAACCATCGGCCGAGCCGCCCGCCACCTCGAAGGCCGCGCCATCCTCTACGCCGACAAGATGACCGACTCCATGCAGCGCGCCATTGACGAAACCAACCGCCGCCGCGAAATCCAGGAAGCCTACAACGAAGAAAACGGTATCACGCCGCAATCCGTCATCCGCGCCACCGAAATGTCGCTGGCCGGCATCCTAAAAGCCGACTACGCCGACCTCACCGAAGAGACCGAAGGCGTCCCCGACTTCGCCACGCAACAAGAACTAGACACCTACATCGCCAAACTGGAAACCGAAATGCGCGAAGCCGCCAAAAAATTCGAATTCGAACGCGCCGCCAAACTCCGCGACACGGTCAAAGAACTCCGCACCAAAGAATTCCTGTTTAGTTAA
- a CDS encoding histidine phosphatase family protein produces MSAGTELWLVRHGETEWSAGGAHTSRTDIALTEHGRRRAEELRAFLAGVKFDAVLVSPMQRARETARIAGFGDAVVDDGLKEWDYGVYEGRTTAEIRKELPEWSVWKNAIVDGETVEQVGERADAVIARALAAAPAGGKVALFAHAHLLRILASRWVGLSAADGRLFVLGTGSLSVLGWERETRAIVSWNRGFE; encoded by the coding sequence ATGAGTGCTGGGACTGAGTTGTGGCTGGTGAGACATGGAGAGACGGAGTGGAGCGCGGGTGGGGCGCATACTTCGCGGACGGACATTGCTCTGACGGAGCATGGGCGGCGGCGGGCGGAGGAGCTGCGGGCGTTTCTGGCGGGGGTGAAGTTTGATGCGGTGTTGGTGAGCCCGATGCAGCGGGCGCGGGAGACGGCTCGGATTGCGGGGTTTGGCGATGCGGTTGTAGATGATGGGTTGAAGGAGTGGGACTACGGTGTGTACGAGGGGCGAACTACGGCGGAGATTCGTAAGGAGCTGCCGGAGTGGTCAGTGTGGAAGAACGCGATTGTTGACGGCGAGACGGTGGAGCAGGTTGGTGAGCGCGCGGATGCGGTGATTGCTCGGGCTTTGGCGGCTGCGCCTGCGGGTGGGAAGGTGGCGCTGTTTGCTCATGCGCATCTGCTGAGGATTCTGGCGTCGCGGTGGGTTGGGTTGTCTGCGGCGGATGGGCGGTTGTTTGTGCTGGGGACTGGCAGTTTGAGCGTGTTGGGGTGGGAGCGTGAGACGCGGGCGATTGTTAGCTGGAACCGTGGGTTTGAGTAG
- a CDS encoding FAD-dependent oxidoreductase, with the protein MAVPLTTPQTTTCIIGGGPAGMMLGYLLARSGIHVTVLEKHNDFFRDFRGDTIHPSTLELMYELDLFDKLLAIRHSEIDHATVTIGDRTVTLANLTHLPTHAKFVALMPQWDFLNFLAAEAAQFPTFTLRMGWEATGLIQQNGVTTGVLANTPEGPVEIPATLTVGCDGRHATSRDAAHLHVIDEGVPIDVLWLRLSRKPSDTESGLGYVNYGRLIVLINRIDYFQVAYIIAKGSFTQIQQQGLEAFQQSIVRIVPFLADRVHEIDSWDKVKLLTVQVNHLERWSSPGLLCIGDAAHAMSPVGGIGINIALQDAVATANILTEALQSNALTPHHLQQVQHYREKAVHRTQAFQVFAHSILNRVLGNPGPITMPLTLRILTHIPGFQHLTARFIGLGLQPQHIKTKPAS; encoded by the coding sequence ATGGCTGTGCCGCTCACCACTCCTCAAACCACCACCTGCATCATCGGCGGAGGCCCAGCAGGCATGATGCTCGGCTACCTGCTCGCCCGCAGCGGCATCCACGTCACCGTCCTCGAAAAGCACAACGACTTCTTCCGCGACTTCCGCGGCGACACCATCCACCCCTCCACACTCGAACTCATGTACGAGCTCGACCTGTTCGACAAGCTCCTCGCCATCCGCCACTCCGAGATCGACCACGCCACCGTCACCATCGGCGACCGCACCGTCACCCTCGCCAACCTCACCCACCTCCCCACGCACGCCAAATTCGTCGCGCTCATGCCGCAGTGGGATTTCCTCAACTTCCTCGCCGCCGAAGCCGCGCAGTTCCCCACCTTCACCCTCCGTATGGGCTGGGAGGCCACCGGCCTCATCCAGCAAAACGGCGTCACCACAGGAGTCCTCGCCAACACGCCGGAAGGCCCCGTCGAAATCCCCGCCACGCTCACCGTAGGCTGCGATGGCCGCCACGCCACCTCACGCGACGCGGCGCATCTCCACGTCATCGACGAAGGCGTACCCATCGACGTCCTCTGGCTCCGCCTCTCGCGCAAACCATCCGACACCGAAAGCGGTCTCGGCTACGTCAACTACGGACGACTCATCGTCCTCATCAACCGCATCGACTACTTCCAGGTCGCCTACATCATCGCCAAAGGCAGCTTCACGCAGATCCAGCAGCAAGGTCTCGAAGCCTTCCAGCAAAGCATCGTCCGCATCGTTCCCTTCCTCGCCGACCGCGTCCACGAGATCGACTCCTGGGACAAGGTCAAGCTCCTCACCGTGCAGGTCAATCATCTGGAGCGGTGGTCGTCACCCGGCCTGCTCTGCATCGGCGACGCCGCGCACGCCATGTCTCCCGTCGGCGGCATCGGCATCAACATCGCCCTGCAGGACGCCGTCGCCACGGCCAACATCCTCACCGAAGCGCTCCAATCAAACGCGCTCACCCCGCACCATCTGCAACAGGTCCAGCACTACCGCGAAAAGGCCGTCCACCGCACGCAAGCCTTCCAGGTCTTTGCCCACAGCATCCTCAACCGCGTCCTCGGCAACCCCGGCCCCATCACCATGCCGCTCACGCTGCGCATCCTCACCCACATCCCCGGCTTCCAACACCTCACCGCCCGCTTCATCGGCCTCGGCCTGCAACCCCAACACATCAAAACAAAACCAGCGTCTTAA
- a CDS encoding HAD family hydrolase, with the protein MSSALPPGLLVFDLDGTLIDSRQDLCNSVNATLQHFHKPKLPDAVIASYIGDGVSMLVRRALGDPEGDQHDEEYVTEVITYFLDYYRAHKLDFTYVYPGVIDSLEAIRATHPTLPMAVLTNKPVNPSRDICNHLGLARFFFQNYGGNSFHTKKPDPHGILTLIAEASALTGRAITPAETIMIGDSHVDVLTARNAGAHSIGCAFGLAPQSLITVPPDHLAQSPTDWPALLDSFRT; encoded by the coding sequence ATGTCTTCTGCTCTACCCCCGGGCCTTCTCGTCTTCGACCTCGACGGCACCCTCATCGACTCGCGCCAGGACCTCTGCAACTCCGTCAACGCCACCCTCCAACACTTCCACAAGCCCAAGCTCCCAGACGCAGTCATCGCCAGCTACATCGGCGACGGCGTCTCGATGCTCGTCCGCCGCGCCCTCGGCGACCCCGAGGGCGACCAGCACGACGAAGAATATGTAACCGAAGTCATCACATACTTCCTCGACTACTACCGCGCCCACAAACTTGACTTCACCTACGTCTATCCCGGCGTCATCGACTCGCTCGAAGCCATCCGCGCCACGCACCCCACACTTCCAATGGCCGTCCTCACCAACAAGCCCGTCAACCCCTCACGCGACATCTGCAACCACCTCGGCCTTGCTCGCTTCTTCTTCCAGAACTACGGCGGCAACAGCTTCCACACCAAAAAGCCCGACCCGCACGGCATCCTCACACTCATCGCCGAAGCATCGGCACTCACTGGCCGCGCCATTACACCAGCCGAAACCATCATGATCGGTGACTCACACGTCGACGTCCTCACCGCCCGCAACGCAGGCGCGCACTCCATCGGCTGCGCCTTCGGCCTCGCCCCGCAATCACTCATCACCGTCCCACCAGACCACCTCGCCCAATCCCCCACCGACTGGCCAGCGCTCCTCGACTCATTCCGCACGTAG
- a CDS encoding carbonic anhydrase: protein MSALTGMEWTRRQFVTALAAAGLSGSTIVAGSAGAQTPLGPDEAVRELMAGNERFVAGKLSSFDHDLAILKAGTVEKQEPFAAVLSCADSRVPVELVFDQSIGHLFVTRVAGNMVTPEIIGSLEYGVAVLGVKAILVLGHAKCGAVSAAMKGQDVPGQISVLYQHMMPAIEKEHDVPAAVKANAAFQARLLGESSTVIAKAVKDGVVKIVAGYYDLASGRVTLV, encoded by the coding sequence ATGAGCGCTTTGACTGGTATGGAGTGGACGCGGCGTCAGTTCGTAACGGCTCTGGCCGCGGCAGGTTTGTCGGGAAGCACAATCGTGGCGGGCAGCGCAGGTGCGCAGACGCCGCTGGGGCCGGATGAGGCTGTGCGGGAGTTGATGGCGGGCAATGAGAGATTTGTTGCGGGCAAGTTGTCATCGTTCGACCACGATCTCGCGATATTGAAGGCGGGGACGGTAGAGAAGCAGGAGCCGTTTGCGGCGGTGCTGTCGTGCGCGGACTCGCGTGTGCCGGTGGAACTGGTGTTTGATCAGAGCATTGGGCATCTGTTCGTGACGCGGGTTGCGGGGAATATGGTGACGCCGGAGATTATCGGCAGCCTGGAGTATGGCGTGGCGGTGCTGGGCGTGAAGGCGATTCTGGTGCTGGGTCATGCGAAGTGCGGAGCGGTGAGCGCGGCGATGAAAGGCCAGGACGTGCCGGGGCAGATCAGTGTGCTGTATCAGCATATGATGCCTGCGATTGAGAAGGAGCATGATGTGCCGGCTGCGGTGAAAGCGAATGCAGCGTTTCAGGCAAGGCTGCTGGGCGAGAGCTCGACGGTGATTGCGAAGGCGGTGAAGGATGGAGTGGTGAAGATTGTGGCGGGATACTACGATCTTGCGAGCGGGCGGGTGACACTGGTTTAG
- a CDS encoding DUF4097 family beta strand repeat-containing protein, whose product MKLQLIALAAAFSLAVASSPAITIANANATFDRTLSTGSTPNVTVNSGSGNIHIHAGSDSQVHIIGHVHANGGLFSGNDAESRVQQIVANPPIAQNGNDIIIGEQHNPDLYRNISIDYDVTVPRASALNSNTGSGDITIESAGASLKAHSGSGNVHASGVQGAATLGTGSGNIAFDQSAPGDVKAETGSGDIQLGNISGALLSRTGSGSITVQGQPTSDWRLSTGSGDIRAALGSAHFTVDASTGSGGIHVAQAIMMQGSLNHHHVSGTVNGGGPTIHASTGSGDIQFK is encoded by the coding sequence ATGAAACTTCAACTCATCGCCCTAGCCGCTGCATTCTCGCTCGCCGTAGCCAGCTCCCCGGCCATCACCATCGCCAACGCCAACGCCACCTTCGACCGCACGCTCTCCACCGGCAGCACACCCAACGTCACCGTCAACTCCGGCTCCGGCAACATCCACATCCACGCAGGCAGCGACAGCCAGGTCCACATCATCGGCCACGTCCATGCCAACGGCGGCTTGTTCTCCGGCAACGACGCCGAATCCCGCGTCCAGCAGATCGTCGCCAACCCACCCATCGCGCAGAATGGCAACGACATCATCATCGGCGAGCAGCACAACCCCGACCTCTACCGCAACATCTCCATCGACTACGACGTCACCGTGCCCCGCGCCTCCGCGCTCAACAGCAACACCGGCTCCGGAGACATCACCATCGAAAGCGCGGGTGCAAGTCTCAAAGCCCACAGCGGCTCCGGCAACGTCCATGCCAGCGGCGTCCAGGGCGCTGCGACACTCGGCACCGGCTCCGGCAACATCGCCTTCGACCAGTCCGCACCCGGCGACGTGAAAGCTGAGACCGGTTCCGGCGACATCCAGCTAGGCAATATCTCCGGAGCTCTCCTCTCGCGCACCGGCTCAGGCAGCATCACCGTCCAGGGCCAGCCAACCTCTGACTGGCGTCTCTCCACAGGGAGCGGAGACATTCGCGCGGCATTAGGCAGCGCCCACTTTACAGTCGATGCCAGCACAGGCTCCGGCGGTATCCACGTCGCGCAGGCCATCATGATGCAAGGCAGCCTCAACCATCATCACGTCTCCGGCACAGTCAACGGTGGAGGCCCCACCATCCACGCCAGCACTGGCTCCGGCGACATCCAATTCAAATAA